The genome window CCGAACCTCCTCTATTATTTTCCGCGCAAGCAGAACATCTATGTGACGCTGCTTGAAGAGACGCTGGCGGAATGGCTGGCACCACTCGCCGAGATCGATCCAGAGGGCGATCCGATCGAGCAATTGCGCAAATACATCACGCTGAAGATCAACATGTCGGAGAGCCATCCGGAGGCATCGCGGTTGTTTGCCAACGAAGTGCTGCATGGTGCACCGGCGATCAGCGACTTTCTCTCCAAGCACCTGAAGCCGCTTGTGGATGAAAAGGCCGCTGTCATTCGCCGCTGGGTTGGCGAAGGCAAGCTTGCCCCGGTCGATCCTTACCACCTGATTTTCATGATCTGGGCAACAACGCAGCATTATGCGGATTTCGACGTGCAGGTGCGGGCGATCATGGGCAGCCAGGTTGGACGCCCCGGCTTTCGCGAGCAGACCGCACAGGCGGTGCTGAGCATTATTCTCAACGGCATCCGCCCGCGCGCTGTCTAAAAGAAAATCCTACTCTGCCGCCACCTTTGCCATCGGATTATTCGGGTGCGTCGTCCAGTTGGCATATTCCGGCTGGATCGGCAGCTTGGTGCGTGGATCGACCCCAGACGTCATTGGCACCATGCTGATGCAATTATCGACCGGGCAGACATTGACGCAGAGATTGCAGCCTACACATTCCTCGTCGATCACCTCGAAGTGACGCGCGCCGTCGACCATGGACGTAATCGCCTGATGTGACGTGTCCTCGCAGACTATGTGGCAGCGGCCGCATTTGATGCACAGGTCCTGATCGATCTGCGCCTTGGTAATGTAGTTGAGGTTGAGATACTGCCAGTCCGAAACATTCGGTACGGCGAGTCCCTGGAAATCCTCGATGGTTCTGAAGCCGCGCGAATCCATCCAGTCGGAGAGGCCGGAAATCATCTCCTGCACGATCTTGAAGCCGTAGGTCATCGCCGCGGTGCAGACCTGCACATTGCCGCAGCCGAGCG of Phyllobacterium zundukense contains these proteins:
- the rutR gene encoding HTH-type transcriptional regulator RutR yields the protein MARAAKKKANETPEKTTRIQEINRRLILDAALDVFSTYGFRGTTIDQIADKAGMSKPNLLYYFPRKQNIYVTLLEETLAEWLAPLAEIDPEGDPIEQLRKYITLKINMSESHPEASRLFANEVLHGAPAISDFLSKHLKPLVDEKAAVIRRWVGEGKLAPVDPYHLIFMIWATTQHYADFDVQVRAIMGSQVGRPGFREQTAQAVLSIILNGIRPRAV